TATGAATCGCGACAAACTCCACACCTTCTCTCGTATGTAAAACCGCTTCCTTCTGAGCATTTAGAACGACTTCGTAGACCGCCTTTTGTTCGGGTGAGAACTTTTTGCCGACCGGAAAGTTACGCGTAACATCCGCGGTGTAATATCCTTTTTCAGCGCCGCTATCGACTAAAACGAGCTCGCCTTCTTTCAACTGACAGTTGTTAGACGTATAGTGAAGGATCGTCGCGTTTCTACCCGTTGCAACGATATGTCCGTATCCTCCGCCCCAAGCCCCTTGTTTGAGATATTCGGATTCTAAGATGGCTTCGAGTTCGTATTCGAACATTCCAGGCTTGGATTCTATCATCAAACGTTCGTGACCGAGCGCGGTGATTCTCGCGGACTCTTGAAGCGCCGAGATTTCAAAGGGAGTTTTGAACATTCTCATCCAGTGTAAAAAATCGGGAGACTCGATTCTTCTTGGACCGAACTTCCCTTCTCTCGAACGTTGATTGAGGGAATAGATCCATTGGATAAGTTTAGAATCTCGGACCAAGTCCCTTCCGAAAAAATGATAGAGAGTATGCTGATTGACGAGGATTTCGTCTAACTTGGATTCCCATTCGTTGGTATCAAAGGATTCGTCAAGAGCCAGGAGCGACTTCGCTTTTTCTTTTCCGACGCGAATTCCGGTCCAGATTTCTTTTTCCTTATCCTTCGGAAGCATAAAGATGGATTTATAAGAATTTTTTAATATAAGAATTCCTTCCGCTTCGTCCAGACCGGTCAGATAATAATAATCCGAATCCTGACGAAACTTATATTCCACGTCCCGATTTCGAATCAGATGAGAAGCGGCGAATACGATCAACACTTCTCCGTCTTTGAGTTTTTTCTGAACCTCTGTGATTCGGTCTCGATAAATAGAATGTGTCATGGCTGAATTCCCTTTTCTAATTGGACTGCGATTGAAAACAATTTGTCGGGGTCCTGTTCTTTCATACAACGAAAATGTCCCTCCGGGCAAACCTTTCCTCCGTGAATTCCGCAGGGCCGACAAGAAAGTCCCGAAATCCCGGAGACATAGGAAAGCTCGGCCAACGGAGTATATCCGAAATCCGGAACGGTAGCTCCAAAGACGGCTAACGTAGGAATGTTAAAGGCAGAGGCAAAATGGATCGGAGAAGAATCGTTACTGACCATCAAGGAGGCCTTGGATACCAAAAAGGAAAGCTCTTGCAAATTTGTCTTTCCTGCGAGATTGATTCCGTATCCTGCCCCTACGGATTCGCAGAGTTCAATATCACCTTTGGATCCGATGAGGACGATTTTTTTCCCGGATTCTTTCGAGAGTCTTTCGCCTAACGTGCGAAACTGAGACGCCGGCATTCGTTTTGTTTCCCAGACAGAACTCGGAGCAAGAAGAATGAAGTTGCCCGCTTCCAGACCGTTTTCTTTCATCAAGACCCGAACTCGAAAAACGGATTCTTCTTTCCAAAACAACTCCGGTCGTTTGGAAAGATTTGAATATTCTTTCTCCTCATAGATTAAGGAGAATAATTTTTCAACCTCGTGTTTCCCTCGCAATGGACGAGGAATCTTTTTTGTAAGTAGAAAGGAAAAGCCTGCGCTTTCATATCCGATTCTTACTTTGGCCCCGCTTGCATATCCCATCAAGGTGGAGCGAAAGGAAAAATGCGGAAGAAGACAAAGGGTGAATTTTTCTTTTCGCAAACTCCATAAGAAAGAAAAAAATTTCCAGAGAGATTTCTTAAATTCTTTTTTATCGAGAGGGATCAGACGATCGATATGAGGATTCGCCTCCAAAACACCGTCCGTGCCTTTGTTGACGACAACAGTGAGATGAGAATTTGGATACTTACGTTTTACTTCTCGAAAGAACGCGGTAGTTAAAATCAAGTCGCCTAAGAACGCGGTTTGAATCAAAAGTATTTTTTCAGTCACGTGCTAATTCCATTCTTATACTTTGGAAAGAATCGTTGCAAAGTTGTTCACTCCCAGTCCGCCGATGGAAAGGGCGAGTCCGTTTTGAAAACGATTTTCTTTGTACATCCAAGTCTGAAGCTCGGCGATTTGTGCCAAGCCCGATACTCCGACCGGATGTCCCCTCGTTTTCAATCCGCCCGACGCGTTGATCGGAAGTTGTCCTTCAGGATGTGTTTTTCCCTCTTTCACATAACGTAGCGCTTTTCCCTTTGGAAAAAGTTCAGCGTCCTCCGCTCCGATCAATTCAAAAGGAGTGAATGCGTCGTGAAGTTCCGCGATATGTATGTTCTCCGGTTTTAGATTCGCTTCCTTATAAGCGCCTGCAAACGCAGCGACACTCGAAGGAAAACTCAAACTCCCCGGAGCCGAAGAAAGATTTCCAATCCCGTGTCCGATGCCGGCGATCTTCAATTCTTTTGAAGAATTCGTTTTTTCCGAACTCAAGAGCAAGGCGCTACTTCCGTCCGAAAGAGGAGAAATATCATACAAACAGAGCGGACTTGTAAAAAGAGGAGATTTAAAATATTCTTCTTCTGTAATATTCTTTCGGATATGTGCGTTTTCGTTTTGAAGGCCGTTGTCGTGGAGTTTTTTTGAAAGCGAATAAAGATCCTTTCGATCGTATCCGTATTCGTGAAGATAACGCGTGGCGATCATTCCCCCGCCCTGGGCCATGGACATCGCAAATCCTCTCTGACGCTCGGACAAGACACTTCCCAAAAGGAGATTGTTTTCTTCTCTTTCGAGCCGGCTCATCACTTCGGTTGCGATGACGATCCCTCTTTGAAACGCCCCCGATCGCAGAAGATACGCCGCTGTGTGTAACGCGCTCGCACCGCTCGAGGACGCGGTTTCGGTACGAATTACAAAAAGATTTTTAAGACCTAAACTTTCTTTGATTCTTGCGGGAAGAAAAATCTCTCCCGTATATCGTTCGGGAGCCATAGCCGCGAAAATAAGAAATTGAGGTTCAAACTCAGAATTTCGTTTGAGAAGTTGACTCGCGGTTTGATAAGAAAGAGAATGATAATCAAGTTCAGTTTTACCAAAGCGACTGAGTTGAGAATCGATAATGAAAACGGATGAAGACACTATAGTCTATGTTTTTGAAAATTGTGAGATTGAAAATCAAAAAAAATAAATCAAAGATAGACGAACGACTTTTCAGAGGACTTTATAAACTATCCTTGCAAATTTAAGAATGATTTTTATACTGAAAGGATAGAAGGGGAAAATACGATGAAAGGAAACAAAGAAGTTCTAGAAATTCTTGGCGAAGTTCTTGCCGCCGAACTCACAGCAATCAATCAATATTTTATTCACGCGAAGATGAACAAGAACTGGGGTTTTAAAAAACTCGCAGACTTTATGAAACACGAATCTATAGACGAGATGAAACACGCGGATGAAATCATCGATCGTATTCTTTATCTGGAGGGAGTTCCCGATCTTCAGAGATACATGAAAGTCGGAGTCGGCAATAACATCCAAGAGATTCTCAAAGTGGATCTCGAACTGGAATATGCCGCGATAGAAAGATTCAATAGAGGAATTGCAATCGCCGTCAAAAATAATGACAACGGAACTCGCGAACTTTTTGAAAAAATTCTCGTTTCGGAAGAAGAACACGTGGATTGGATCGAAGCACAACAGGAAATCATTCGTCAGATCGGCGTTGAAAACTATCTGGCGCAACAAATCGAGTGACGAATTTTAGAAACCCCGCTCCCAAAAAATCCCTTAGGTTGAAAGTAAGAAAGCCCGAGGGAAAATTTTCGTCCTCGGATCGTTCCAAAGAAAAAGAAGTCCCGTCCAAAACGGAATGGGACTTTTCAAAACCGGAAACGTTTGAATACCACGCTTCTTGCCCGGACGGTCTTTCCGGTTTGCTTCGGGAAGAAATCTTAGAGGCTCGGCTTACCGTCCTCGCAGAGAATCGCGGCGGCGTTTTCTTTCAAGGCTCCGCCAAGGCGTTAAAAGATTTTATTCTCACAACCGGAATTGCTTCGGGGATCAGCATTTCTCTGCGCTACTGGAGAGTGGATAGTCCCGAGGATCTTTATAACCAAGCGCTTCAATTCCCTTTTGAAAAAATCATAAGCCCGGAACAATCCTTTCGGATCGATTCTACGACCAAGGATTCTCTCAAAGACTCGCGTTATGCGACTTACAAACTCAAAGACGCTATGTTCGATCGTTTTCGCTCGAAGGGAAAAGAAACTCCGCAGGTTTCCAGAGACGAGCCCGATTTTTTATTCTATCTTCGTTCTCATTCCGATCACGCAAAACTTTCTCTGGGTTTAAATACAAGACCCCTCCAACAGCGAGGTCATGGAAGAATCGGAGGCGACGCTCCGATGCGGGAGATTCTCGCGTCCGCCCTGGTCCGTTATTCCGGCTGGGACACCAAATCTGTGTTATACGATCCATTCTGCGGATCCGGAACGATCGTCATCGAAGCGGCTTTAAAACTTTTGTACGGCGGTTATACGAACTACAGAAGTCTGGATTCTTCCCTTCCGTTTAAAAAACTTTTCGGAGAACCGAATCTGAAAGAAGAAGCGGGAAAGGTTTCAAAAATTCTAATATTCGCTTCCGATCAGGACGAAAAAGCCTTGAATCTGGCAAAACTCAACGCGAGAAACGCAGGAGTGGATCATCTGATTGAATTTTTTACCGCGGACGCAACCCTGTCCGAAAACGAAAAAGGGATTCAAGACGGCTTTATTGTGACCAATCCTCCTTACGGTGTTCGATTGGGAACCAAAGAAGAAGCCAAAGAAATCTACTTGGCCTGGGGTAAAAAACTAAAGGACCACTTTTCAGGTAACGTTTTGGCTCTTGTTTGCGGAGACACTTCTCTTTTGGGATTTCTAAAACTCAAGAAAGACAAGGAGCAGTCACTCACAATCGGAAAGTTGAAAGGAAAATTGGTTGCCTATACCTTGGGCAAATAATCTTATCGAATCGGAATGAAACATCAGGAAATTCTTCTTAAACTTTTAGAAGTCACTGAGAATACGAAGGATTCATTCCAGTTTTTAAAACTCTTTCGTTCCATAGAGCCGGAAAAATTTGCGGTGATCTACGCGGATTCGGGAACTCTGATGGAGTCCGCGGAAGCGCTCCTCTACAATCTCAAACTTCTTCACAAACTCGAACTCTATCCGGTTGTCGTTTTGGACAAGGATGGAATTTCTTATACGAATCTTTTTTATAGAAATCACACCAAGGAAGACACGGACTCCACGCTTCCCGGAAAACTATTTCGTCATTTCAATCAAGTGGAGACTTCGGTCGCATCCGCTCTTGCAGAAAATAAACTTCCGGTATTCATCGCTGAAGAAAGAGGAAGTGGTCTTTTTGAATTTCTTACTAATCTCTGTTCTTCTTTGAAGACTAAAAAACTTATCTACTTAAATCCTCGGGGTGGAATTTATTCCAACGGAGAGAAAGTTTCGATCTACGACGTGGATTCTACGATTTCACCGGATCCGATCGATTCGGTTCTATTTCATTCTTGCAATGAACTTTATAAAAACGTAAAGGACCCCGAATTCGGAATCGCAATCACCTCCGCCTCTTCTCTTTTGAAAGAATTGTTTACGATCAAGGGAAGCGGGACGCTCATTCGAAAGAAGAATCGAATCGACTTTATTTCCGATCTGAATTCTATTCCAAAACCTAAAATCAATCATCTCATCGAAACCGCGTTTCAGAGATCCTTGAAACCGAATTTTTGGAATCAGGAATTTGCGGGAATTCTTCTCGAGTCAGAATACAAGGGGTGCGCGTTGGTCAAAAACACTCCTTACGGTTTTTTTCTTTCGAAGTTCGCGGTAGACGAAATCGCGAGAGGAGAAGGAGTGGGGAGAGATATCTGGGATCAGATGGTCCAAAGATTTCCCGTGCTTTTTTGGAGAGCGAGAAAGGAGAATTCGATTTCCAAATGGTATACGAAAGTTTGCGACGGAATGCAGAAAGAAGGAATCTGGATCTATTTTTGGATTGGAGTTAAGGAAGAACACATTCAGCCGATCTGCACGTTTCTAAGAAATCTTCCTCAGGATCTAGAAGCGCCGTCTAACAATACGAAGTAGTCGGTAGATATTTTTTGATGTCGGCTTGCCCAACGAAAGAATTTTGTAAATTTTAAAAATGGAAGGTTTGTAGGAGTTCCTACAGAGAGAATCTTACTTGCAGAAAGTATGTTTTTCTGATAAGAGGGATTTGCCCCGAGGTTTTCCCGCCTCCTCACCCCTCCACCCAAGATCAGGGCGGGGCCGCGAAAGTTTCACGGCAAATGTAGGAACTACGACAGAGAGAATTTAGAAGAAATACGACAAGAAGAGAAATACTCATGAACGCATTAGTCTTTTTATACGATGGGGATTGTTCTTTCTGTAATGACCTAGCACAAAGACTTCAATTCTACAACCTCAATCCGAAGATTCGTTTTAAATCCTTTCGAGAATTTTCGGAAAAAGAGCTGAGAGAAATTCATCCCAGTTTGAACATCCAAGTCGCACAAGGAAATGTGCAGATGATTGCGGATGGAAGAAGATATCCCGGTTTTTTTGCGGTTCGAAAACTCAGTCATTCTCTCAGAGGATTTCGTTGGGTGGCTCCCCTTCTCTATCTTCCCCTGATTCCCATTTTCGGAATGATCGGAATGAATGTTCTAAAATCCCTGAAGAGTCGATAATCCTTCGTAAAAGACAAGCCTTGCGTCCAAGGCCAATCGATTCCCTTCCATAACTCTTTTTCTTTTTTCATCCGTGTCTGCTACTGACTCTATCAAACGAAAGAGTTTTTCGGAGTGAGATTCATCGGCGTCCAGGTTGACCTGAAAGAATTTACCTTCGGGCAAGGAAACTCTTCCTTTTAGCTCCTTGTAAGACATAAACATTCTAGAATATTCTAATTTTAGCAAGTATTCGTTCGCGGGACCGAGGGCACCGAGAGCCGAATAAAAATCGGTGGTCGTGATTCTTTGCATGAGATCAAGATAGGCTTTTGTCTCCGGCAGACGATGAGATTCAAAAACGACTTCTCCCATATCGGAAAGAAATTTTTTAAGAATGGAAACGTGAGAATCTTCGGCCTTCCCTTCTCCCAATTCTTCCCAGATATTTTGAACGAGTACGATCTTTGCGTCCAGATTGTCGCTGATCGCCGCGGTGTTTAAAAACCAATTTACAAAGTCGACACTCACGAAGTATTCCTGACGTAACCAAAGAAGAAGGTCTTCTTTTTCCATTCTTCTTTCTTTGGATTCCAACCAAAGATTCGCGGTCAAGACGGGATGATTGACGACCGATTCTTCCAGAGCGGTTCGAAAAGAAACGGTTGTTTGAGATGAGCGAAACGTCTGCATAAACTTCTGTTCTATTTTTTTGAAAGAATGGAATTCGTCTTTAACTTAGAATATAAAAATCGAGGAGATTCCCATTCCGAACGTGCGATCATTAGAATCTCTGAAAACAAGGATTTTTCCTCCCCTAAGCCCTGACGATAACAAATCGGAAAGGTAGAATAAAACGGAGACAATCCCGGAGTCAGGTTGATTTCCAAAAAGAAAGGTTCACCCGCATCGTCGCATTTCCAATCCAAGCGCGCAGGTC
This is a stretch of genomic DNA from Leptospira tipperaryensis. It encodes these proteins:
- a CDS encoding acetylglutamate kinase, translated to MKHQEILLKLLEVTENTKDSFQFLKLFRSIEPEKFAVIYADSGTLMESAEALLYNLKLLHKLELYPVVVLDKDGISYTNLFYRNHTKEDTDSTLPGKLFRHFNQVETSVASALAENKLPVFIAEERGSGLFEFLTNLCSSLKTKKLIYLNPRGGIYSNGEKVSIYDVDSTISPDPIDSVLFHSCNELYKNVKDPEFGIAITSASSLLKELFTIKGSGTLIRKKNRIDFISDLNSIPKPKINHLIETAFQRSLKPNFWNQEFAGILLESEYKGCALVKNTPYGFFLSKFAVDEIARGEGVGRDIWDQMVQRFPVLFWRARKENSISKWYTKVCDGMQKEGIWIYFWIGVKEEHIQPICTFLRNLPQDLEAPSNNTK
- a CDS encoding iron-containing redox enzyme family protein, giving the protein MQTFRSSQTTVSFRTALEESVVNHPVLTANLWLESKERRMEKEDLLLWLRQEYFVSVDFVNWFLNTAAISDNLDAKIVLVQNIWEELGEGKAEDSHVSILKKFLSDMGEVVFESHRLPETKAYLDLMQRITTTDFYSALGALGPANEYLLKLEYSRMFMSYKELKGRVSLPEGKFFQVNLDADESHSEKLFRLIESVADTDEKRKRVMEGNRLALDARLVFYEGLSTLQGF
- a CDS encoding thiolase family protein → MSSSVFIIDSQLSRFGKTELDYHSLSYQTASQLLKRNSEFEPQFLIFAAMAPERYTGEIFLPARIKESLGLKNLFVIRTETASSSGASALHTAAYLLRSGAFQRGIVIATEVMSRLEREENNLLLGSVLSERQRGFAMSMAQGGGMIATRYLHEYGYDRKDLYSLSKKLHDNGLQNENAHIRKNITEEEYFKSPLFTSPLCLYDISPLSDGSSALLLSSEKTNSSKELKIAGIGHGIGNLSSAPGSLSFPSSVAAFAGAYKEANLKPENIHIAELHDAFTPFELIGAEDAELFPKGKALRYVKEGKTHPEGQLPINASGGLKTRGHPVGVSGLAQIAELQTWMYKENRFQNGLALSIGGLGVNNFATILSKV
- a CDS encoding aminopeptidase P family protein; protein product: MTHSIYRDRITEVQKKLKDGEVLIVFAASHLIRNRDVEYKFRQDSDYYYLTGLDEAEGILILKNSYKSIFMLPKDKEKEIWTGIRVGKEKAKSLLALDESFDTNEWESKLDEILVNQHTLYHFFGRDLVRDSKLIQWIYSLNQRSREGKFGPRRIESPDFLHWMRMFKTPFEISALQESARITALGHERLMIESKPGMFEYELEAILESEYLKQGAWGGGYGHIVATGRNATILHYTSNNCQLKEGELVLVDSGAEKGYYTADVTRNFPVGKKFSPEQKAVYEVVLNAQKEAVLHTREGVEFVAIHNQAVKTLCEGLKDLGVLEGSLDSILEQGIFKKYYMHRTSHYLGMDVHDVGTYYQSGSSKKLENGQVITIEPGLYFDPEDLEIPERFRGIGIRIEDDVLVQGQNPLNLTEMIPKEIGEIESRKN
- a CDS encoding glycosyltransferase family 9 protein, with amino-acid sequence MTEKILLIQTAFLGDLILTTAFFREVKRKYPNSHLTVVVNKGTDGVLEANPHIDRLIPLDKKEFKKSLWKFFSFLWSLRKEKFTLCLLPHFSFRSTLMGYASGAKVRIGYESAGFSFLLTKKIPRPLRGKHEVEKLFSLIYEEKEYSNLSKRPELFWKEESVFRVRVLMKENGLEAGNFILLAPSSVWETKRMPASQFRTLGERLSKESGKKIVLIGSKGDIELCESVGAGYGINLAGKTNLQELSFLVSKASLMVSNDSSPIHFASAFNIPTLAVFGATVPDFGYTPLAELSYVSGISGLSCRPCGIHGGKVCPEGHFRCMKEQDPDKLFSIAVQLEKGIQP
- a CDS encoding DCC1-like thiol-disulfide oxidoreductase family protein, coding for MNALVFLYDGDCSFCNDLAQRLQFYNLNPKIRFKSFREFSEKELREIHPSLNIQVAQGNVQMIADGRRYPGFFAVRKLSHSLRGFRWVAPLLYLPLIPIFGMIGMNVLKSLKSR
- the bfr gene encoding bacterioferritin; translation: MKGNKEVLEILGEVLAAELTAINQYFIHAKMNKNWGFKKLADFMKHESIDEMKHADEIIDRILYLEGVPDLQRYMKVGVGNNIQEILKVDLELEYAAIERFNRGIAIAVKNNDNGTRELFEKILVSEEEHVDWIEAQQEIIRQIGVENYLAQQIE
- a CDS encoding THUMP domain-containing class I SAM-dependent RNA methyltransferase produces the protein MTNFRNPAPKKSLRLKVRKPEGKFSSSDRSKEKEVPSKTEWDFSKPETFEYHASCPDGLSGLLREEILEARLTVLAENRGGVFFQGSAKALKDFILTTGIASGISISLRYWRVDSPEDLYNQALQFPFEKIISPEQSFRIDSTTKDSLKDSRYATYKLKDAMFDRFRSKGKETPQVSRDEPDFLFYLRSHSDHAKLSLGLNTRPLQQRGHGRIGGDAPMREILASALVRYSGWDTKSVLYDPFCGSGTIVIEAALKLLYGGYTNYRSLDSSLPFKKLFGEPNLKEEAGKVSKILIFASDQDEKALNLAKLNARNAGVDHLIEFFTADATLSENEKGIQDGFIVTNPPYGVRLGTKEEAKEIYLAWGKKLKDHFSGNVLALVCGDTSLLGFLKLKKDKEQSLTIGKLKGKLVAYTLGK